The genomic segment CTTCTGCGCAGCAAGACGGCGGTGTTCGTCGGGAAGTCTGGCGTGGGCAAGTCGTCGCTCCTGAACGCACTCGTGCCGGGGCTGGACATCCGCACGAACGACATGAGCGGCAGCACGGGCAAGGGCAAGCACACGACGACGACGCTGGAGATGCACGACCTCCCCGACGGCGGACGCGTCGTCGATACGCCAGGGATGCGGGAGTTTGGGATGTGGGCGCTGAATGGGACGGACGTCGCCGCTCTGTTCCCGGAGATGCGACGCTATCTGGGAACGTGCCGCTTCGGCGCGGGATGCCGACATCGGCAGGAACCGGGCTGTGCAATCCTCGAAGCCGTGCGCTCTGGCGCTATCGAGCGGAGCCGTCACGCGAGCTATCTGAAGCTGAGCGTGTAGCGACAGGTGGGCGAGTCGATCAGGGCAACGGATCGTACGCGAGGCGCAACGTCGCTTCGAGCGCGGCACACGCCGATCGGAACTGGCGTTCCATGGGCGTGGGCTCGCCGGTCGGATCGTAGCGGTTGTTGCGGACCTCGGAGCCGAGAACCTGCATCTCTGGGCACCGCCCCGCCCAGAACTCGAGGAACAGCGCCTGCCGGGGTCCGCCGCGATACGGGACGCTCGCCTTGGGTCTCGGCTTCACTCCCATCGCCCGCCAGGCAGCGATCAGCCTGCTCGACCAGGCTTCGAGCTCGTCCTGCGTCCGCGAGTCGAGCGAATCGAACGCGGCGGGCAGCAGCGCGCACTCGTCCCATTCGTGCTGGTGCATGTCGAGCATGTGCGTGTAGCGGTATCGCTCGAACAAGGCGTCCATCGCGTGCGCATGCGTCGAACGCCGGCACGTGTTCGGCTCCACCCAGAGGTCGTCGGCGATCTGCTCGTAGACGACGCCGATCTGGCGCGGCTCATGTTCCGATTGCCGCCACTCCGGGTATCTGCCAAACCGCTTGCCGTCGGCGGCGATGCCGAAGGCGTGCTTCCAGAACGTCTCGTTGTCGCAGGCGGTTCCATCCCAGCAGCGATACGGACTGCGCGCTCTGCCCTGGGGGTTGGAGTCCGGCACGAACGTGAGCAGGCTTTGTTCGAGGATTGCGTTAACGGGAAGGCTGGTCGGTGTCTCGTCGAGGAAGGAGCCTCGCAGGAGCTGCGACGCCGCGTTGACGATGGCGGCAGTCGGCGCCGGTTCGTGCCCGTGGGGAACCATCACGAGGAGCCTGAACGCCGGTTCCTGAGCCGGAAGGAGGGTCAGCGCTAGGAGTTGCCCGCCGCCGAACTGCTCGAACGCGTCGAGCGCCGTCCGGCTGCGGAACGCCGCGTGCAGCTCGCGGAACAGCGGCTGCCACTCGTCGGGATGGCTGACCCAGCAGCGTTCGATGTCCATCGCCCGCTCCTGCTAGGCGGAGCCCCAGCGCCGCGCGAACTTCTCGACCCCCTGCTCCGCGACGGGATCGCCCGTGCGGTTCAGACGGCTTACTTCGCTCGCGATCCAGTCTTCGAGCTCCGCTTCGAGCTCGGCGGCGATCTCCGGTTTGTCCTCGGCGATGTTCCGAAGCTCCAGGGGATCGGAGCGGCGGTCGTAGAGCTCGCGCGGCGGCGAGCCGTAGTAGTCGACGGATCGCGCGAGGATGAACTTCCAGTCCTCCGTGCGGAGCGCCCACTTCGCCTGCCAGGTGCATTCGGGCGTGATGACCCGCTTCAGCGGCTCTATCGGCTCTCCGTTCGCCATCGGCGCGAGGCTTCGTCCCTCCATCGTCTCGGGCGTCTGGACGCCAGCGAGATCGAGGATCGTCGGCGCGATGTCCATCGTCTGAACTGTTTGCGGGATCCGCACGCCAGCGGGCAGATTCCCAGGGAACCTGAGAATGAACGGCACGTGGACGTTCTCCTCGTAGAGCCCGTGATGGTCGTACCAGACGCCGTGCTCGCCGAGGCACTCCCCGTGGTCGCCCATCAGGACGACCAGCGTGTCGTTCGCGCGCCCCGTCTCGTCGAGGGCAGTCAGCAACGCACCGATGCCGTCGTCCACATACCGGATGCTGCCGTCGTAGAGCCCCCGCACGTACTCGGCGTCCGTGATGTTCCCGCCCAGCGCCCGGAACCAGGTGTCGCGCCATGCCTTGCCCAGCGGATGGCGCCACAGGGCGTCGAGCGACCGATTCGCCGGGTCAGACGCGGTCCTCGCGTCGCCGTCGTAGAACATCGTCCGATAGCGCTCGGGCGGCAGATAGGGCGTGTGCGGGTCCCAATAGTGGATGAACAGGAAAAACTGCTCGCCGCCGTACTTCCGCAGGAACTCGACCGCGCGGATGTTCTGCTGCTCGCACGTCACCATGAGTCCCAGCGACCTTCGCTGTGACGGGTCGATGTAGAACTCGTAGCCGCGCAGGAACCAGTCGCGGGCAGTCGCCAGATTGTCCACGGCGCAGGTCGTCCAACCGTTCCTCAGAAGCGTCGAAGCGAGGAGTGGCGTCTTGCGCGCCAGGTCGATGTCACCCTCATGGGCGACGACGCCATGCGTCATCGGGTGCTGGCCCGTGTAGAGCGTCGTGAACGACGGATGTGTAGGGATCGCCGAGGCGATCATCTCCTCGAAGAGCACGCCTTCGCGCGCGAGCGCGTCGATGGCGGGGCTGGTGGGTCGTCCGTACCCGTAGCAGGACAACTGCTGGGCACGGAGCGTGTCCACGGCGATCAGAAGGATGTTCATCGGGTCGGGGTTCCGGCTTGGATGGGCGTCACGCGAGCGGATTCACTTCCCGTAATGCTTCACCAGAGCGATCACGCGGCAGTAGTCGGAGAAGCTTACGTCATCCGGCACTGAATGGTCCGAGTGGTAGACGTAGCCGCCCGACTCCTTGGCAGCGGTGACCTTCGTACGGATCTCCTCCTCTATTTTATCCGCCTGGGACATCGCCCGGACGTCGATTCCGCCCTGGAGCACGAGCCGGTCGCCGAACTCCCGCTTGATAGCGAGCACGTCCATTCCCGCCTTCTGTTCGAGGGGGTTGAGCCCGTCGATCCCCGCGTCGATCAGGTCGGGGAGCAGTGCTGTGACGTTCCCGCACGAGTGGAGCATGACCTTCGCGCCTCGGTCGTGCGCCCAGTCGCAGATGCGACGATGGATCGGCTTGACGACGCTCCGATATGTGCCCGGCGAAAAGAAGAGCCCGTTCCGATGCCCCAGGTCGTCGGCGAAGCTCAGGCAGTCGAAGTGGTAGCCGCGATCCCACGCCATCGAGAGGAGCTTCAGGTTCACGTCCGTGGCGTGCTCGAACATGTCACGGCACCAGTCGGGGTCTTCGACCATGGCGATGAGCATGCGCTCCGTCCCGACGATCCAGCTCGCGAAGGCGTCGTAGCTGAACCAGCCGCCGGCTTCGATCCAGCACCCCGACGCGCGCCATCCGACGTGGTGGCGTTCCAGCGATGCCCAATCGACGCGATCCTCCGAAGCGGTCATCCGCTCCCGCGCGTCCGCCCACGACTCCCGATCGACGATCTTGAAGTCGATGAACTCGGGCGTGGACGTCGTGTGCTTCCAGTTGCGGAGCGTTGTTCCCCAGGGAGTCGTCGAGGTCGTGTAGCTGGGAGTGTCGTCCACGACGCGCGTCGGATAGCGGGGGCTGTTGTCCACGCCGAAGCCGGCGACCTTCTCAAAGCCGAAGAGCTCGCCGACGCCTACGTGCGCCGGGAGCCCTTCGCGGCGCCAACGGGCGATTGTCGTGCCCCATGGCGCATCGCGCAGCGGAACGCGATCCGGCGGCTCGTGCGCGTAGACTCGGAGCATCCGCTCGTGGGATGTCAGTGCATCCGGCATCGTCAGTTGCGCTCCCAGTGGTAGAGGAACATCTCCGCCGCGTGCCACGAATGGGGCTCGCACCGACGCCGATCCACGTACTCCGGCGCCACGATCCCCATCTTCGAGTAGTTCGCCTGACTTGCATGCGCCTCCCATGTCAGCGGGTAGCCTGAGTCCTCGACCACCACCGGGATGTGATGGAAATGCGCCTCCGCCCAGGCGAGGTAGGGGTAGTTCCGCCGCGTCGCCGGTCCGAACCCCGGCGACTCGACGTGAGCGTCGCGGTAGTCCATCCAGAAGATCGCCGAGTACGAATCCTCGACGGCGGGTATCTCGAACGGATCGTCCAGGCGCATGCGCCGCAAGCCGTACTTCAGCCACTTCGTCTGGTAGACGGGATGCTCGCCGAAGTCGGTCAGCCCGGTGATGTGGTTCCCCCGCCGGAAGTCGGGAACCATTCGCAGGATCGTCGCGACGAGGGGATGGAACTGGTCGCTGACGCACGAGATCATCGTCAGGAGCTGACCCAGGTTGTCGGGCTCCGGGGTGCCCGCGTTGTTGCGGTCGAACGGGTCGCGGAGCATGGCGATCCAGTCGGCGACCAAGCCAATATCGCCCGTTCGCTCCAAGCAGAGGACAACCATGGCGGCGTCGCGATACCAAGGCCTCGGATAGACGAACAGGTTGGGAACCGGCTTGCCGTCCACGATGTTGATGAGGAGCTCATGGTAGAGCCGCCGCATCAGCGCGGGGTTCCGCCGATCCTCGAAGCGATGCAGTCGCATCGGGATCGTGTCGAGGCACTCGCGGTCTGTGCCATCATCGAGCCACACGCCGTCGCCGTCCTCGGACAGGACGACGCGCAAGCCGTCAGCGATCTCCAGCGAAACGCGGTACTCCGCCGGGTCGATGTGTTCTTCGACGACCTCCCACGAGCGGAGCATCGCGCCGGTGAGAGCGTCCAGGAGCTCGCCGCCGCGATAGAGCAACTTCGTGCGGCGTCCCATCCCCAGCAGATAGAACGGGCGCAGCGGCATGCGTTTCGGCTCCCTGCTAGCCCTTGAAGGACGTCTCCAAGATCGTGCGCTTCTGCGCTGCTTCGTAGGCGAGAACCGAGGCTTCGAGCGTCTTGACTGCAGCCGCGTACGGCGCGCGGATCTTCGATGTGTTCTTTGACTTCACGGCGTCGATGAAGACGCGATCCTCGGCTTCGACCATGTTCACCTCGGTCTTGAACTCCTCGGTCGCGTCGGGCGTGCGCACCTTCAGCTTCCCGTAGTCGAACTCGAGGATGAAGTCCTTAGCGAACAGGTCGATGCCCGGCGTCTTGAACCCCTGTGACAGCATGCACGCCGATGTGATGGTCCCGACACAGCCATTCTCGTAGTAGAGGAACACGATGCTGGCGTTGTCTACGTCCGCCGTCTCGTCGACGGGCGTCCGGGTCACGAATCCGCCGCCGACGGCCGCGACGTCGCCCACGACGTAGAGCGCCAGGTCGAGGATGTGCGTCGTCTGCTCAATGAGCTGCCCGCCGGACTTGTTCCGCTGACGCCACCAGTGCCCGGGTCCGCCCGGCATCCCGCCCATATAGTGACCGTTGGCGACTTCCAGCTTCCTGTCCTTCACTCGGTCGAGCATGGTATCGACCGTGTTCAGGTAGCGGACGCAGTACCCGACGGCGTTGACGACGCCCGCCTTCCTGATCGCCTCATACTTCCGCAGCGCGTCCTCCATCCGCAGGCAGACGGGCTTCTCGGAGAAGACCGCGCAGCCCTTCGCGGCGACGTGCTCTTCGATGTCGGCGTGCGCGAACGGCGGCACGCAGACGTACACGACGTCCAGGTCCTCCGAGTCCAGCATCCGTCGGTAGTCAGCATAGGTCTTGGATACCGAGTTCTCCTGAGCGCGCCGAGCGAGGATGTCCGGGTTGATGTCGCACAGGGCGACCAGCTCGACGTCTTCGAACTTCCGCAGCGTGCCCAGATGCGCGCCCGCCATGCCGCCCACGCCCACGAATCCGACTCGAACGCTCATCGCCGTCTCCTTCGGGTGCTCGCTGCCCTTCCGCCGTCGGAACGCGCCCACTATACGGAGCGCGCCGCGAGGTGTCAACCGAACGCGCGGCTATGCGGCGCTCGTGGGCGGCGTGAAGGTTCTGCCGCGCTCGAACGTGCCGAACGCTCGATGGCGCAGTCGATACCCCAGGTTCAGGGGCGCGATCGCCCGCAGGACCACCGATGGCGGCAGGTAGCCGAACGCCCGCACCAGGCGGCGAGCCACCCGCCGACGGGAATAGAACTGGCTCGAAACCCAATCCATGCCCGTCTTGAGCGTCTCCGGACTCATATGAACCGGGTCGAACACGACGTGTCCGAAATCATAATGACCCCAATCCTTGTCAACGATCCGACCGGCGCGATCCATCTCGTCGAACAACGGCGTTCCAGGGAAGGGCGTCAAGATGGTCGCCTGAAGCGCGTCGACGCGCGCCGTGTCGAGGAACTCCAGCGTCTGGCGGAACACGTCTGGCGTGTCCCAGTCCATTCCGAACACGACGCCCGTGTAGACGCCGATGCCCGCCTGATGGATCTGCTCGATGGCGCGGACGTAGTCCTTCGCCCGATTCACGTGCTTGTTCCAGGCGGTCAGGTTGTCCTGCGACAGCGACTCGATTCCGATGAAGATGCCGCAGCATCCGCTCGCGGACGCCAGCCGCAGTAGTTCCGCGTCGGACGCCAGTCGGATGCTGCACTGGCTGAGCCACCGCTTCTTCAGCGGGATCATCGCCGCGAAGAGCTCCTTCGCGTAGTCCGGCTCACCGATGATGTTGTCGTCCATGAAGAGGACGTTCCCGCCCAACCCCCGCAGTTCGTCGACCACCTCGTCGACGGGACGCTTGCGGAACGTGTACCGGCTGAACGCCGCGACGGAGCAGAAGGTGCATCGGTACGGGCAGCCGCGCGTCGCCTGCATCACGTCCGGAGTGATGTAGCTCGATCGGCGGATCAGGTTCCGGTCGGGAACGGGCAAGCCGGAAAGGTCGGCGGGACCTCCGTCGTAGAACGGCTGGAGCCGTCCCGCCGCGAAGTCCTCCATCATCTTGGGGACGTTGCTCTCAGCCTCGCCGATGCACACCGAGTCTGCGTGCTGGATCGCCTCTTCGGGCAGGAACGAGGGATGGAACCCGCCGAAGATGACCGGGATGCCCTTCGCTCGGAACCGATCCCCGATCTCGTAGGCGCGCGGCGCGTTGAACGTCATGAACGATACGCCGACGAGGTCCGCCTCGATGTCGTAGTCGATGGGCTCGACGTCCTCGTCGATGATGCGCGTCTGGACGTACGGCGGCATCGACGCAGCGACGTAGAGGCTCGGCAGCATCGAGAAGCGGAAGGCTCGCGCCCCGCGATGCTTGCCGGCTTTGGTCGTGCGCCAGTAGGGAGAGGTTGGACAGATGAGCACAAACCGAACCTCGCGTGCCATGGTGGGCTCCCTCGGAACGGCGTTCAACGGACACGAAGGGCTTCGACGCAGGTGCTCAGTACCGTAGCGCGAATCGGCACGTGTCGTAAGATATCCGCGATGCCGGCAGGCGCGCCGAGCGCGTCAGCAAGCTCCAATGCGCCATGGTTGGTGCATGCGTGTCCCGTCGGCTCCGCCTCGTGGGCAGACGAGCAGAACGAGATTGGCCTGCTGTCAACTGCGCCGGCACCCGCAACGTAGAATGCTACGGCTGACAGCGGCGGCGCCCCCGAGCCATGGACGTGCGAGCACCCGAAGCGTCCAGCATCGACCGTGTTCTCCCGGTTGACGATGTGTCAGAGCGGTGCTCCGGACTCCCCCACGAGGCATGGCACTTCCCGCGGCCGGGAGCACGGAGCTAGGGCGCGGACCCAAATAGCAGCACTGACGGCAATGCTCACGCAGTATCTAAGGAGAGCGAGACGTGGGCCATACCGCAAAACGCCTTGTGGTCTTGGGTTTGCTGGCGATGGCTGGCCTTGCCGCCGGCCAGCAGATCGCGTTCTCCTCCGACCGCGGCGGCAACGCGGACATCTTTGTCATGGCATCGGATGGAGCAGACCAGAAGCCTCTAACAAACCACGTTGCGGGTGACTGGCGCCCGTCTTGGTCGCCGGACGGACGGAGGATCGCCTTCGACTCTATGCGCGACGGGAACTACGAGATCTATCTCATGGACGCGGACGGCACCAACCTGAAGCGCCTGACGACCGACCCCGCCCGGGACTATGCACCATCCTGGTCGCCGAACGGCGGCAAGATTGCCTTCACGTCCGACCGTGACGGGAACGAGGAAGTCTACGTCATGAACGCGGACGGCACAGCCCAAACCAATCTGACGAACAACCCGGCGCCGGATTTCGGTCCGGCTTGGTCGCCTGATGCACGGCACATCGCTTTCACTTCGCGACGCCATGGGAATCTGGACATCTATACCATGAACGCGGAGGGAGCGCGTCTGACACGCCTGACGGACGAACCCGCATGGGACTATTCGCCATCCTGGTCACCAGATGGACGGCAAATCGCGTTTACCTCGGAACGCGACACGAACGGCGAGATCTATGTCATGGACTCGGACGGAGCAGGACAGACGCGTCTGACGAACGATCCGGCCTGGGATAGAACCCCGTCTTGGTCACCGAATGGGCGACAGATCGCCTTCTCCTCCGCCCGCGACGGGAACTGGAACTACGAGATCTACGTCATGGACGCGGACGGGGCGGGACAGGTACGTCTGACCCACAACCCCGCCAACGATTCATCGCCTGACTGGGGCCCGCCGGGCCTTGCTGTACCTCGCCGCGAAACGGCAACGTCGTTGTGGGCTCGCATCAAGACCTCCACCTGACTGGCGTGACGACCGATGCGCTCCCATCAGCGACAACGCACGCGAGAAGTCTGGTAGACTGTCACGCCCACGCGCGGGCGATCCGAGTCGCTGGATGCCTTCGCGCCGCCCGGCGAGCACGATGGGCATTCCGCCTCCCTTCAGGCAGGACGGAACTGGCTAGCAAGGAGCTCCGGCAGTCGGCTTTCGAGTTCGTCCCGGACCGCGCGGAAGGCGTCGCGCGACGCCTGTGGCGATTCCGTCACCCGGGCGGGATCGGACAGCGGCATGTGAACGTGTCGGATACCGGGTGGCAACGGGGGACACACTTCCTCGGCGCACAGCGTCACGACGAGGCAAACTCGATCCAGTGGAACCGCATCGAGCCCTTTCGCATGCTGCCACGAGGCGTCCAGCCCGATCTCAGCGAGGACTTCGATGGCGACCGGGTTGATGCGAGACGGATCGCTCCCAGCGCTGTAGACGGTTGTTCCGGGCGGTAGCAGGCTGCGGGCGATCGCCTCCGCCATCTGGCTGCGGGCCGAGTTCGCGACGCAGAGGAACAGCACGCCGCGCCTCATCGAGTCATCTCCCACCACAGCGCGCGGGCTCGCGCGTTGAGCTCGTCCAGCGTGCCGTCGTTCTCGATGACGTAGGTGGCTCGTTGGCGCTTCTCGTCGAGCGGCATCTGGAGCGCGATGCGGCGCTCCGCCTCGTCGCGCGTCAGCGGTTTCCCTTCGCGTCGGGCCCTCGCCATCGCCCGTTCGATTTGCGCATCGTGAGGAGCCGCGACGACGACCGCCGCGTCCATGTGGCGATCGAGCCCCGACTCGAACAGCAACGGCGAATCGACAACCACGACGCCGTCGGGATGCTCCGACAGGTACGCGTCTGCCAAGGCGGTATGCCGCGCAATCGTCCGGGGATGGAGGATCGCCATCAGTCGCTGTCGGGCTGGTTCGTCGT from the Candidatus Poribacteria bacterium genome contains:
- a CDS encoding B12-binding domain-containing radical SAM protein: MAREVRFVLICPTSPYWRTTKAGKHRGARAFRFSMLPSLYVAASMPPYVQTRIIDEDVEPIDYDIEADLVGVSFMTFNAPRAYEIGDRFRAKGIPVIFGGFHPSFLPEEAIQHADSVCIGEAESNVPKMMEDFAAGRLQPFYDGGPADLSGLPVPDRNLIRRSSYITPDVMQATRGCPYRCTFCSVAAFSRYTFRKRPVDEVVDELRGLGGNVLFMDDNIIGEPDYAKELFAAMIPLKKRWLSQCSIRLASDAELLRLASASGCCGIFIGIESLSQDNLTAWNKHVNRAKDYVRAIEQIHQAGIGVYTGVVFGMDWDTPDVFRQTLEFLDTARVDALQATILTPFPGTPLFDEMDRAGRIVDKDWGHYDFGHVVFDPVHMSPETLKTGMDWVSSQFYSRRRVARRLVRAFGYLPPSVVLRAIAPLNLGYRLRHRAFGTFERGRTFTPPTSAA
- a CDS encoding dephospho-CoA kinase, whose protein sequence is MPNAAPIRRIGLTGGMACGKSTVAAVWRELGAHVLSSDATVHELLAMDASVQREVREAFGQGVFDAAGAIDRAALGRVVFHDEPARQRLMAILHPRTIARHTALADAYLSEHPDGVVVVDSPLLFESGLDRHMDAAVVVAAPHDAQIERAMARARREGKPLTRDEAERRIALQMPLDEKRQRATYVIENDGTLDELNARARALWWEMTR
- a CDS encoding Gfo/Idh/MocA family oxidoreductase; the encoded protein is MSVRVGFVGVGGMAGAHLGTLRKFEDVELVALCDINPDILARRAQENSVSKTYADYRRMLDSEDLDVVYVCVPPFAHADIEEHVAAKGCAVFSEKPVCLRMEDALRKYEAIRKAGVVNAVGYCVRYLNTVDTMLDRVKDRKLEVANGHYMGGMPGGPGHWWRQRNKSGGQLIEQTTHILDLALYVVGDVAAVGGGFVTRTPVDETADVDNASIVFLYYENGCVGTITSACMLSQGFKTPGIDLFAKDFILEFDYGKLKVRTPDATEEFKTEVNMVEAEDRVFIDAVKSKNTSKIRAPYAAAVKTLEASVLAYEAAQKRTILETSFKG
- a CDS encoding DUF1501 domain-containing protein, which gives rise to MNILLIAVDTLRAQQLSCYGYGRPTSPAIDALAREGVLFEEMIASAIPTHPSFTTLYTGQHPMTHGVVAHEGDIDLARKTPLLASTLLRNGWTTCAVDNLATARDWFLRGYEFYIDPSQRRSLGLMVTCEQQNIRAVEFLRKYGGEQFFLFIHYWDPHTPYLPPERYRTMFYDGDARTASDPANRSLDALWRHPLGKAWRDTWFRALGGNITDAEYVRGLYDGSIRYVDDGIGALLTALDETGRANDTLVVLMGDHGECLGEHGVWYDHHGLYEENVHVPFILRFPGNLPAGVRIPQTVQTMDIAPTILDLAGVQTPETMEGRSLAPMANGEPIEPLKRVITPECTWQAKWALRTEDWKFILARSVDYYGSPPRELYDRRSDPLELRNIAEDKPEIAAELEAELEDWIASEVSRLNRTGDPVAEQGVEKFARRWGSA
- a CDS encoding arsenate reductase ArsC encodes the protein MRRGVLFLCVANSARSQMAEAIARSLLPPGTTVYSAGSDPSRINPVAIEVLAEIGLDASWQHAKGLDAVPLDRVCLVVTLCAEEVCPPLPPGIRHVHMPLSDPARVTESPQASRDAFRAVRDELESRLPELLASQFRPA
- a CDS encoding DUF5050 domain-containing protein, with amino-acid sequence MAGLAAGQQIAFSSDRGGNADIFVMASDGADQKPLTNHVAGDWRPSWSPDGRRIAFDSMRDGNYEIYLMDADGTNLKRLTTDPARDYAPSWSPNGGKIAFTSDRDGNEEVYVMNADGTAQTNLTNNPAPDFGPAWSPDARHIAFTSRRHGNLDIYTMNAEGARLTRLTDEPAWDYSPSWSPDGRQIAFTSERDTNGEIYVMDSDGAGQTRLTNDPAWDRTPSWSPNGRQIAFSSARDGNWNYEIYVMDADGAGQVRLTHNPANDSSPDWGPPGLAVPRRETATSLWARIKTST